Proteins encoded within one genomic window of Humulus lupulus chromosome 1, drHumLupu1.1, whole genome shotgun sequence:
- the LOC133806007 gene encoding uncharacterized protein LOC133806007: MPQHQLPDSLSTRQPPPFPQRFQKQKLDSQLKKFLDILRQLHINIPLVEALEQMPNYVKFMKDILTKKRRLGEFETVTLTKECSSFLKNKLPPKMKDLESFTIPCTIGNSYCGMALCDLGASINLMPMSIFKQLGIGEVRSTTVTLQLADRSLAHPDGKIEDVLVRVDKFIFHADFIVLDYEADREVPIILGRSFLATGRTLIDAQKGELTLRVQDER; this comes from the coding sequence ATGCCACAGCATCAGCTCCCAGATAGCTTGAGTACAAGGCAGCCACCTCCATTTCCCCAACGTTTTCAGAAGCAAAAGTTGGACTCTCAATTAAAAAAGTTCCTAGACATCTTGAGGCAGCTACATATTAACATTCCCCTTGTCGAAGCCCTAGAgcaaatgcccaactatgtgaagttcATGAAAGACATCCTTACAAAGAAGAGAAGATTGGGGGAATTTGAGACAGTGACTCTTACCAAAGAGTGTAGCTCATTCTTGAAAAACAAGCTGCCACCGAAGATGAAAGATCTTGAGAGTTTCACCATTCCATGCACCATTGGTAATTCTTATTGTGGCATGGCTTTATGCGATTTGGGTGCAAGCATTAACTTGATGCCAATGTCTATTTTCAAGCAATTGGGGATTGGAGAAGTTAGGTCTACTACAGTTACTCTTCAGTTAGCAGATAGATCTCTTGCTCATCCGGATGGGAAGATTGAAGATGTATTGGTAAGGGTAGACAAATTCATATTCCATGCTGATTTTATTGTGTTAGACTATGAGGCAGACAGAGAGGTGCCCATTATCTTGGGGAGGTCGTTTCTTGCAACAGGAAGAACTTTAATAGATGCACAGAAGGGGGAGCTGACTTTGAGGGTCCAAGATGAAAGGTGA
- the LOC133806139 gene encoding uncharacterized protein LOC133806139, with product MLQLDELEEMWLFSYENAKLYKEKTKRWHDKHIQPRSFEERQQVLLFNSRLKLFPGKLKSRWSGPFTITKVYPHGAVELRGNEGGEFKVNGKRLKHYWGGEVDRNKTSLTLVDP from the coding sequence ATGTTACAACTTGATGAGTTGGAAGAAATGTGGCTGTTTTCATATGAGAATGCAAAGCTTTATAAGGAAAAGACCAAGAGGTGGCATGACAAGCATATCCAACCCCGTTCATTTGAGGAAAGGCAGCAGGTTTTATTGTTCAATTCTAGACTGAAGTTGTTTCCTGGGAAGCTCAAATCTAGGTGGTCGGGGCCGTTCACTATTACTAAGGTGTACCCTCATGGGGCTGTGGAGTTGAGAGGAAATGAAGGAGGTGAATTCAAGGTCAATGGGAAGAGGCTGAAACACTATTGGGGTGGTGAGGTTGATCGCAACAAGACCTCACTCACCTTAGTTGATCCTTGA